DNA from Streptomyces sp. NBC_01476:
TGATCTCGTCGGCCGGCACCGCGGAAGCAGCGCGGCCCTCGTTGAAGTCGGTGCCCACCAGTTCGATGAACTGCACGGGCAGTCGGCGCTCCAGCGCGTAGTCCAGGATCTGCCGGACCTCGTGCGCGTTCTCCTTCTGCAGGAGCGTGTTCAGCTCGACCCGTTCGAAGATGTCCCGGGCTACGTCGATGCCGTCCAGGACCGTGTCGATCCCGATGCGGGTTCCGGCGATGGCCCACAGTGAGGCGTCGGAGAAGTAGTGCAGGGAGACCTTCACCTTGTCCAGGTGCGTCCCGGCCAGCCACGAGCGGTGGGTTCGGATCCGGGTGCCATTGGTGATCAGCGTGTACGAGGTGTCCGGGCTGGGCTCGGGCAGCCGTTCCAGGACCGGTCGCGCCATTGGCGAAGTCAGTGGTTCACCGCCGGTGAAGTACACACGCTTCAGGCCGGCGTTCGTGAGGGAGTTGATGAGGGCGAGGTAGGCGTCGGCGTCGAGCTGCCGGACGCGCGGCTGCTGGGACCGGTCCTGGCGTGTCAAAGGTGGCGGCACGTCGCCCTCGTTGTGGCAGAACCAGCAGGCGATGTTGCAGCGCGGGGAGAAGGAGACACGGAGTTGACCGCGGAGCGCGGCGAAGTTGTGCAGGGCGGTCCAGTCGACTTGGTCGGCTGCTAACGCTGGCTTATTTTGCATTCCTACCTCCAGGATGGGAGCGGACAG
Protein-coding regions in this window:
- a CDS encoding radical SAM protein, which codes for MQNKPALAADQVDWTALHNFAALRGQLRVSFSPRCNIACWFCHNEGDVPPPLTRQDRSQQPRVRQLDADAYLALINSLTNAGLKRVYFTGGEPLTSPMARPVLERLPEPSPDTSYTLITNGTRIRTHRSWLAGTHLDKVKVSLHYFSDASLWAIAGTRIGIDTVLDGIDVARDIFERVELNTLLQKENAHEVRQILDYALERRLPVQFIELVGTDFNEGRAASAVPADEIIAHLRTLTSDEHIEVAGVGQGRRVFRVDGVEIDVIHRDLGRHHVGQCGTCPVRLQCVEGFWALRVDHAGGVQPCLLRDDLRLDVNDLIADPTRLAQAVAGHTAAFTEGIL